The genomic region ATCGTGATCGCCGTATTCGGCGTCTCCTGGGTCGCGGGGACCGCGCCGGATCGCATCGCTTGCGCCGCGTCCTATCGTGCCGGCCGGCCGTGCGATCGCCCCGCCGAGGCGAGCCTGTATGCCGCTGCCCGCTGGGCCCGGGACCACACGCCTCCAGACGCGATCATCGTGAACCGGAAGCCTCGTCTCTTCTACTGGCACGCGCGCCGCGGCGGCGATGCGTATGCGTTCTCCTCCGATCCTGCCACCGTGATGCGCGGTCTCGAGGAGATGGGAGCGGACTACGTGGTCGTGGATCAGATCAGCGCGACGACGGGGCGGTATCTCGTCCCCGCGATCCAGGCGTACCAGACCCGGTTCGAGTTGGTGTACGGGGACGGGGAGCCGCCGTCGTACATCTTCCGCCTCCTGCCCGCGCCCGCATCCACTGACTGAGGCGGCGGGGGATCACGGGCTTCGGGCGGGGCGGCCGCGTCCCATCGTCGTCATCGGTGCGTTCGTCTTCCTGCTGGCCGCGCTCGTCGCCGTGGCGGTCGCGCTTTCCGGCCGCTGGGACGCCTGGGCGGCGGTGGCCGGGGCGGAGGGTGTGGGTTGGCGGCTTCGCGCGCCGTGGCTCGTCGGAGCCGTGGCCTGCGAGGTCCTGGCCCTGTTGGCCGGCGCCGTCCTCTGGGCCTCCGTGTTCCGCGCCTGCGGTGCCCGCATGGGTGTGCGGGAAGGCGTCTCCGTGTGGCTCGGGTCGCAGCTCGCCCGGTACCTGCCGGGCAGGATCTGGCAGGCCACGGGTCTCATCGCCTACGTCCGCGCCCGCGGCGATTCCGGCGTGGTCGCGCTCACGGTGGCGCTCGTCCTGCAGGCGGGCACGCTCGCCACCGGGGTGGGCATCGGGGCGGCCGTGCTCGGCCCGGGCGCATTCGGCGCCATCGGACCGTGGTCGGCGGTGTTCGGCCTCCTCGTCATCGGCGCCGCCCTCGCGCCGCCCGTGCTTCGGGCCATGATCCGGCTGGGCCGCCGGCTGTTGCGGGAAGCGCCCGACTCCGAACCTCCCGCGGTGCGGGGAGGCCTCCTCCTCCGGGCCACGCTGGGGCGCCTCGTGCTATGGTTGCCACACGGCCTGGGCTTCTGGTTGCTGCTCGAAGGGATGCTCGTGTCCAACCCTCTGGGCCCGCTCCAGGCGATCGGAGTGTTCGCGACTGCCTACGTGGCCGGATACCTGGTCATCCTGGCGCCCGCCGGCATGGTCGTGCGAGAAGCGGCGCTGGCGAGTCTCCTCGGCGTTGCGGCCGGCCTTCCGATCGGGCCCGCGGCCGCGCTCGCCCTGGCCGCCAGACTCTGGTCCACGCTGGCCGAAGTCGTCGGGTTCGCGATCGCGGCGCTGATCGGGATGGGCGCGCGCCGGGGATAGTCGCCAAGCCGACGTCCCGTGGAGTTGCCCCGGGTCGGCCGGTACGTTGAGCGAGCGTTGGGCAGACCCGATAGAAAGCGATGATGGACGGAGTCATGAATGCCTTCGAGGGATAAACGGCGGCGCGGGCCCGAGCCGGCGCCTGGGCACGGCAGCGAAGGGGCGGATCCCGGACCTGCGGCCGTCGTGCCGCGTTGGGCTCCCTGGGTTCTGTTTCCCGGCCTCGGGATCGTGCTCTTCGCATCCTTCATCTTCAGCGATGCGATGTTGGTGGGGACCGATACGCTCTCCGGCGGATATCACGCCCGCGCCCTCTACGCGGACGACATCAGGGAACTCGGCCGGGTGCCGCTCTGGCAGCCCGAGGTTCTGGGAGGCACTCCGTACATTGATGGGCTGAGCGCGGGCGACGCGCTCTATCCCCCGTCGTTGCTCCTTCTCCTTCTCACCGAGACGTACCGGTCGCTGGGCTGGAAGCTCATCCTGCACGTGATCGCCGCGGGATTCTTCATGTTCGGTTGGACCCGGGCCCTCGGCGTCTCGCGGAGTGCGGCCCTCGTGTCCGGGGTCGGTTACATGCTGGCCCCGGTGATGGTGAGTTTCGTCTACGGCGGGCATGACGGGAAGCTGTTCGTGACCGCCCTCGCGCCGCTCCTGTTTCTCTGTACGGAGCGCTACTTCCTCCGCCCCCGGTTGAGTTCGTTCACCGGCATCGCGCTCGTCGTGGCGGCGGTCATCCTGACGCCGCACTTCCAGTTGGCGTACTTCCTGTTCGCCGCCGTCGGAGCGTTTGCGATCTTCAGGACGATCGGCTTCCTGCGGCAGAGAGCGGGGCACGAGGAGGAGACCTCCGACAGCGCGAGAGGTCTGTCCGGCGTGCGGAGCCGGCGGGCGTTCGGGCGTTTCGGACTCTTCCTGCTGGCTTCAGTCGTGGGTGCGGTCATCGCCGCAGGACAGCTCATTCCCGCTGTCGGCTATGTGTCCGAGTTTTCCCGGCGCACGGCGACGTCCAGTGAACTCGCGGGAGAAACCGGCGAGGCGTGGTCGAGTTCGTGGTCGCTCCACCCCGAGGAAGTTGCTTCGCTGGTGATCCCGGAGTTCGTCGGCAGCAGCGTGGACGGGTCCGCCGCGTGGGCCGCGGGCACCTATTGGGGCCGGAATCCGTTCAAGCTCAATTCCGAGTACGCGGGATTGGTGCTTCTCCTGCTGGCGGCGGTGTCCTTCGCCGGCGGCGCACGACGCGGCACCCGCTGGTTCTTCGCGGGCCTGGCCGGCGCCGTGCTCCTGTTTGCACTCGGCGCGCATACGCCCGTGTGGCGCATCGCGTACGAAGTCGTGCCGGGCATCCGAATGTTCCGGGCTCCATCCACGGCGATGTTTCTGTTCGCATTCTCCGTGGCGACGCTGGCCGCCCTGGGTGTCGACCGTATTCGCGCCATCCGGAAGGAGACGCCGGCGTCCAGAAGGCCGCAGCGCGTACTCCTGTGGGGCGCCGGCATCCTGGGGGGGGTGGCGTTACTCGCCTCGGTCGGGAGCCTGACGTCCACATGGACGGCCGTCTTCGGGATCGGCGAAGGGCGCCAGGCGGCGCTCGCGGCAGCCGTGCCCCACATTGCGGCGGGCGCCTGGCTCGCGTTCGCGCTGGCGGGAGGTCTCGCGATCCTGGCGTGGGCCTACTGCGGGTCCCGCCTCGGCCCGGCCCTGCTCCTTGTCGGGCTCGTCGCCCTGGTGGCCGTGGACGCGCTGCGGGTGGACCGGGTCTTCGTTCAGACGACGGATTTCCACCAGTGGGCCGCTCCGGATCCGAACATCCAGGCGGTGCTGGAACGCGAGCGGGGGAACGACGAGCCCTACCGCATGCTGTCCCTGCGGAGGGCCGGACAGGACCTCGATCCGGTCCTGAGCGGGATCGAAATGGCGGCCGGCCACCATCCAAACGACCTCGCCCGCTACCGCGAACTGATCGGGATGGCCGGTTCCGGGCTTCCGCTCAATCTCCTGCAGTCCGGCAAGATCCGGGCCCTGCTGAACGTGCGGTACATCCTCTGGCCGGATCTCGCCATGGGGCAATCTCCGGCGGGACCGGTCCTCAGCCGCACGCAAACGCCGGACGGTCGGACCCTGGAGTCCGTCTTCGAGGAGGCGGGGCTGTCTCGTGCCCGCCTCGTGGGCTCCGCCGTCGTCAAGACCGACGAGGAGGCCGTGCCCTACATGCTGTCGCCGGACTTCGACCCGGAGAGGGAAGTGGTCCTGGCCGAGGCGGCGCCGCTGGAACTCGACGGGGGTTCGGTCAGTGGCGAGGTGACGTGGCGCGAGCGCGGACCCGATCGACTTCGGCTCGAAGTCATTTCCGAGCGGCCCGCCCTCCTTGTGGTGGCGGACAACTGGTATCCGGCGTGGAAGGCCCGCGTGAACGAGGAGAGCGTGCCGGTCATGCGCGCGTACCACACGCTGCGGACCGTGCCCGTGCCGGCTGGACGGGCCCAGGTGGAGATGTACTACGAATCCGGACTGCTGAGGTGGTCGTTCTGGCTGGGCATCGCGGTGCTGCTTGCCCTGCTCGTGGCGAACGGCGTTCAGTTCCGGCGAGCGCGCTCGGAGAGAAGTTCCGTGTAAATCTCTTCGTGGCGGTCCGCGAGGCGCTCGTTGCTCCACTGCGAGACCACCCGCCGTCGCGCCTCGGCACCCAGGTCGGGCAGCCGCCCGCCGCTCAGCAGCCTTGTCACCAGCCGCGCCAGGCTCACCGGGTCCGCGGGCTCGCAGAGTCCTCCGACGCTGTCGTCGACGATCTCCGGGAGGCCCCCGACGTTCGTTGCCGCCACCGGCAATTCGCACGCCATCGCCTCGAGCGCGGCCACGGATGTCGCCTCCATGAGGGAAGGGAAGACGGCGAGATCGCACGAGGACAGCAGTCGAGGCATCTCGGCGTGCGGTCGGGCCCCGAGGAAGCGCACCCGGTCCGAAACACCGAGTTCGCGCGCCAGCGCCTCGAGCCGGTCCCGTTCCGGGCCGTCGCCCACGATGAGCGCTTCCACGGCGACATGTTCGGCGATGAGCGGGAGCGCGCGCACGAAGTACTCGACGCCGTTCTTCTCGAACAGGCGTCGCGGAGCGATCAGGCGAGCGGGTCGCTCCGTACGGCGCTTCGGCTCGGGCGCGCCGCTGCGACGGAACGTCACGGTGTCCACGCCGTTCGTCAGCGCCTCCACGTGCACCCCCGGAGCGATCGACTCGCCGACGCCCGCGATCTCCCGGCTCGCCGCGAGATTGTGGTCCGCCGCGCGCAGGAACCCGCGGAAAACCGGGCGCCAGAAGCGGGAGTCCGCACGCCGGAGGAAATGGCTCGTGTGGTAGGTGGTGACGATCGGGGTCTCGCTCGTGCCGCGCGCCACAAGGCAGGGGGGGACCGCAGCGATATCCTGCGCGTGGAGGATATCCGCCTCCTGGGCCCACTCGATGAAGCTCGGCAGCGACCCCAGCGCATGGGCGGCCCACCCCGGCGTGTTCCGTGCGGGAAGCCACGTCCTGCGAAGCTCCACACCGTCCATGGTCTCGAACGCCGGCAGACCGGGCAGCGAAGCGGACGTCACCACCCGCACCGTGTGTCCTCGCGCCGCCAGCGCGCGGCAGAGGAAATGCACGTGACTCTCCAGGCCTCCGACCTCGGGCGCATAGTAGACGGTGTGCATGAGGATGTTCATCCGGCCCAATCCTCGATTCGGCGCGTCCGGCCGAGCAGATCCGCGGCGAGGATGTCCGCGATCCGCTCGCCGGCCCGCCCGTCTCCGTACGGGTTGCGGGGCGGTTCAAGGCCGGGCTCACGAGAAAGGGCCGCACGGGCGCGCTCCGCGATGAGCCGGCGATCCGTCCCGACGAGTTCGGCGACGCCCGCCTCCACTCCCTCCGGGCGCTCCGTGACATCCCGCAATACGAGGACGGGGGCGCCGAAGGTCGGCGCCTCCTCCTGAATGCCGCCGGAATCGGTCATCACGAGCGCCGCGGATTCCAGCGCCGCTACGAGGTCCAGGTAGTCGAGCGGCTCGGTGAGGCGAATGCGCGGGTGGTCCGCCAGCAACTCGCGCGCCGGCACGAGGACGTTCGGGTTGGGATGGACGGGATAGAGCACGCACACATCGGGGTGGGCATCGGCCACGTCCCGAACGGCCCGGAAGATCTCGGTGAGAGGAGGGCCGAAGGCTTCGCGACGATGCGCGGTCAGCAGGACGAGCCGCGCCTCGCCACCCCGTACCCGCGACCGGATCTCCGCCAGGGCGGGATCCTTTACGGGCCGCTTCC from Candidatus Palauibacter australiensis harbors:
- the wecB gene encoding UDP-N-acetylglucosamine 2-epimerase (non-hydrolyzing), which translates into the protein MTTVPRILIVIGTRPEAIKMAPVHDALRRLEPAFETKLALSGQHLDLVEPALDIFGLAPDYRLNVMREGQNVADVVSRVLLGLRDILREAAPDVLLVQGDTATVFAASLAGFLEQVKVGHVEAGLRSHDRYAPFPEEILRRLTDVASEYHFAPTIRARDELLRENASPDSVFVTGNTVVDALLSVARRKRPVKDPALAEIRSRVRGGEARLVLLTAHRREAFGPPLTEIFRAVRDVADAHPDVCVLYPVHPNPNVLVPARELLADHPRIRLTEPLDYLDLVAALESAALVMTDSGGIQEEAPTFGAPVLVLRDVTERPEGVEAGVAELVGTDRRLIAERARAALSREPGLEPPRNPYGDGRAGERIADILAADLLGRTRRIEDWAG
- a CDS encoding glycosyltransferase family 4 protein codes for the protein MNILMHTVYYAPEVGGLESHVHFLCRALAARGHTVRVVTSASLPGLPAFETMDGVELRRTWLPARNTPGWAAHALGSLPSFIEWAQEADILHAQDIAAVPPCLVARGTSETPIVTTYHTSHFLRRADSRFWRPVFRGFLRAADHNLAASREIAGVGESIAPGVHVEALTNGVDTVTFRRSGAPEPKRRTERPARLIAPRRLFEKNGVEYFVRALPLIAEHVAVEALIVGDGPERDRLEALARELGVSDRVRFLGARPHAEMPRLLSSCDLAVFPSLMEATSVAALEAMACELPVAATNVGGLPEIVDDSVGGLCEPADPVSLARLVTRLLSGGRLPDLGAEARRRVVSQWSNERLADRHEEIYTELLSERARRN